Proteins from a single region of Campylobacter sp. RM16704:
- a CDS encoding cytolethal distending toxin, subunit CdtA, with product MSGNFSVKWLFFILSFVLFFTACSTKEQNINPLGRSFGKINDKDPLKLGSTPTPPVKQKTPALIDGKDLIPAIPLDPPIIRTNSFNGDNAIKGPMPRFKSNGEFNDVSVFENRGFPSNFVAIMNPNGALLTVWALAAGNWIWGYTIFNSKGFGDARVWQLIEFPNNMVMIKNARTNTCLNAYGKGIVHYPCDQTNHAQFWRLFPMSNGSFQIQNFATQQCIQTPITNVMNDFNFSFFNIYLTSCLKFGEKNLDRQWYITTPPFAANLPYEVEGLK from the coding sequence ATGAGTGGAAATTTCAGTGTAAAATGGTTATTTTTTATTTTAAGCTTTGTATTATTTTTTACGGCATGTTCTACAAAGGAGCAAAATATTAATCCTTTAGGTCGCTCTTTTGGAAAAATAAACGACAAAGATCCTTTAAAGTTAGGTTCAACTCCTACTCCTCCTGTAAAACAAAAAACTCCCGCGTTAATTGATGGCAAGGATTTGATTCCAGCAATACCTCTAGATCCACCAATTATAAGAACAAATTCTTTTAATGGAGATAATGCTATAAAAGGTCCTATGCCTAGATTTAAATCAAATGGCGAATTTAATGATGTTTCGGTGTTTGAAAATAGAGGTTTTCCGAGTAATTTTGTAGCTATTATGAATCCAAATGGCGCATTGTTAACGGTTTGGGCTTTAGCTGCTGGTAATTGGATTTGGGGATATACTATATTTAATAGTAAAGGTTTTGGTGATGCAAGGGTGTGGCAGTTGATAGAATTTCCAAACAACATGGTTATGATTAAAAATGCAAGGACTAACACTTGCTTAAATGCCTATGGAAAAGGAATAGTACATTATCCTTGTGATCAAACTAATCATGCGCAATTTTGGAGACTATTTCCTATGAGTAATGGATCTTTTCAAATTCAAAATTTTGCTACGCAGCAATGTATACAAACTCCAATTACAAATGTGATGAATGATTTTAATTTCAGTTTTTTTAATATTTATTTAACTAGTTGTTTGAAGTTTGGAGAAAAAAATTTGGATAGACAATGGTATATTACTACACCTCCTTTTGCAGCAAATTTACCTTATGAAGTTGAGGGTTTAAAATGA
- a CDS encoding cytolethal distending toxin subunit B family protein encodes MKIILFLIFSIKLVFGALENYNAGTWNLQGSSASTESKWNISIRQLVSGNDPLDVLAVQEAGVLPSTAMMTSRQVQPVGIGIPIHEYIWNLGSLARPNSVFIYYSRVDVGANRVNMAIVSRTRADEVIVLPPPTVLSRPIIGIRIGNDVFFSIHALARGGNDAGAIVTAVDMHFRNMPNVNWMIMGDFNRSPGNLVPLLDPDLRSRINIVAPPSFTQVSGNTIDYAVTGNSNQGTLYTPPAILAVLALAGLRTFLASDHFPVNFRKF; translated from the coding sequence ATGAAAATAATATTGTTTTTAATATTTAGTATAAAGTTGGTTTTTGGTGCTTTGGAAAATTATAATGCAGGAACTTGGAATTTGCAAGGGTCTTCAGCATCTACTGAAAGCAAATGGAATATTAGCATAAGACAATTAGTTAGTGGAAATGATCCTTTGGATGTTTTAGCAGTTCAAGAAGCTGGAGTATTGCCATCTACAGCAATGATGACTTCAAGGCAGGTGCAGCCAGTAGGAATAGGCATACCAATTCACGAATATATATGGAATTTAGGCTCTTTAGCTCGTCCAAATTCAGTTTTTATTTATTATTCAAGAGTTGATGTTGGTGCAAATCGTGTAAATATGGCTATAGTTAGTAGGACTAGAGCAGATGAAGTGATAGTTTTGCCTCCACCAACTGTTTTATCTCGTCCTATAATAGGAATTCGTATAGGTAATGATGTGTTTTTCTCGATTCATGCACTTGCAAGAGGAGGTAATGATGCTGGAGCTATAGTAACAGCTGTAGATATGCATTTTAGGAATATGCCAAATGTTAATTGGATGATTATGGGAGATTTTAATAGAAGTCCTGGTAATCTTGTACCTTTACTTGATCCAGACTTAAGATCTCGTATTAATATAGTAGCTCCACCTTCTTTTACTCAAGTTAGTGGAAACACTATTGACTATGCTGTAACTGGAAATTCAAATCAAGGAACACTTTATACACCACCAGCTATTCTTGCTGTTTTGGCTTTAGCTGGGCTTAGAACTTTTTTAGCATCTGATCATTTTCCAGTGAATTTTAGAAAATTTTAG
- the pepT gene encoding peptidase T, translating into MDIVERFINYTKINTTTSREKGAAGIMPSNPTEMELAKLLEKELKELGLINVKRRDNTITTALLPANTPNAPKIAFFAHLDTSMEQTNDTKAQITHYQGGDICLNENLQIYLKESEFKELKNYIGDDIIHTDGTSLLGADDKAAIAAIMNMLEFFVKNPDVKHGDIYACFLPDEEQGLRGAKAFDVKEIDADFGYCLDCCGIGEFIYENWNAGDCEVEFIGKSAHPMSAKGKLINSLILAHKFISMLPNGEAPEYTENKEGYFWVKELKGNSAKTILKIDIREFDDIKYTQRMDFLQNLCDSFKKLYGEERINIKLNDRYKNVFNSLKTTDSLPIKLALQAYENLNITPKTIPMRGGYDGAVLSEKGLPCPNIFTGAHNFHSIYEYLPVKSLKAASKVIQEVAILAAK; encoded by the coding sequence ATGGATATAGTGGAAAGATTTATTAACTACACTAAAATAAATACTACGACTAGTAGAGAAAAAGGTGCAGCAGGTATAATGCCATCAAATCCTACAGAAATGGAACTTGCAAAGCTACTAGAAAAAGAGCTTAAAGAACTTGGTTTAATTAATGTTAAAAGAAGAGATAACACTATTACCACAGCACTTTTACCAGCAAACACACCAAATGCTCCAAAGATAGCTTTTTTTGCACACTTAGATACTAGTATGGAACAAACTAATGACACTAAAGCACAAATTACTCACTATCAAGGAGGAGATATTTGTTTAAATGAAAATTTACAAATTTATTTAAAAGAAAGTGAATTTAAAGAACTTAAAAATTACATAGGAGATGATATTATCCACACAGATGGTACAAGCTTACTTGGTGCAGATGATAAAGCTGCAATTGCTGCTATTATGAATATGCTTGAATTTTTTGTTAAAAATCCTGATGTTAAACATGGCGATATCTATGCTTGCTTTTTACCTGATGAAGAACAAGGTTTAAGAGGCGCCAAAGCTTTTGATGTAAAAGAAATAGATGCTGATTTTGGATATTGTTTAGATTGTTGTGGAATTGGTGAGTTTATATATGAAAACTGGAATGCTGGAGATTGTGAAGTAGAATTTATAGGAAAATCAGCCCATCCTATGAGTGCTAAAGGCAAATTGATAAATTCTTTAATATTAGCTCACAAATTTATATCAATGTTGCCAAATGGAGAAGCTCCAGAATATACAGAAAATAAAGAAGGATATTTTTGGGTTAAAGAACTCAAAGGAAACAGTGCTAAAACTATTTTAAAAATTGACATTCGCGAATTTGATGACATAAAATATACTCAAAGAATGGATTTCTTGCAAAATTTATGTGATAGTTTTAAAAAACTATATGGAGAAGAAAGAATTAACATAAAATTAAATGATAGATATAAAAATGTATTTAATTCTTTAAAAACTACAGACTCTCTTCCTATAAAACTAGCCTTACAAGCTTATGAAAATTTAAATATTACACCAAAAACCATTCCTATGCGTGGAGGTTATGATGGAGCAGTGCTTTCAGAAAAAGGATTACCTTGCCCAAATATCTTTACCGGTGCTCATAATTTTCACTCTATTTATGAATATCTACCTGTTAAATCTTTAAAAGCTGCAAGTAAAGTTATACAAGAAGTTGCTATCTTAGCGGCAAAATAA